In Deinococcus sp. Leaf326, a single genomic region encodes these proteins:
- the nrdI gene encoding class Ib ribonucleoside-diphosphate reductase assembly flavoprotein NrdI has protein sequence MLLAFDSLTGNVRRFVGGVQAALPECPLDAQPVQAAEPQGDFVLFTYTFGTGQIPASTAKFLEQHGERLRGVVSSGSFHWGDNFGRAGDLIAARYGVPLIAKINKGGTAKDRETVAAWLREWDQEQTQA, from the coding sequence ATGCTGCTCGCTTTCGATTCGCTGACCGGGAACGTGCGCCGTTTCGTCGGGGGGGTGCAGGCCGCGTTGCCGGAATGCCCCCTGGACGCCCAGCCGGTCCAGGCCGCCGAGCCGCAGGGCGACTTCGTGCTGTTCACGTACACCTTCGGCACCGGGCAGATTCCGGCCAGTACAGCGAAGTTTCTCGAGCAGCACGGCGAGAGGCTGCGCGGCGTGGTGTCCAGCGGCAGTTTTCACTGGGGAGACAACTTTGGGCGGGCAGGCGACCTCATCGCCGCGCGCTACGGCGTGCCCCTGATCGCCAAGATCAACAAGGGCGGTACGGCCAAGGACCGCGAGACGGTCGCCGCGTGGCTGCGTGAGTGGGATCAGGAACAGACCCAGGCCTGA
- a CDS encoding ABC transporter permease, whose amino-acid sequence MTTATHEPPPGRARPLRPSLPGDLQLVLWLGAVPMLLACLLPWVLLRPNRLAQGEYLHLPSTQAVLGALLALAVPLAGRLLPAGVPVLAPAALSLGLWWLGDRTAAAMQGQSEIARASASSGVWLWLLGAAVAVYGAGMVAGRLARWARPLPWLWLPVAAALLLSGHFSDWSVTRELSVQQARFGQELGQHVRLVLSGLGLALLIGAPLAVWASGRERVAGAVLGAANAIQTVPSLALLGLLIAPLSALSNAVPGLRELGVSGIGTAPALTALTLYALLPVLRNGVVALRGVSPGVLDAARGMGMSGAQRFWRVQLPLALPVWLSGVRQAAVLLVGVASVAQLIGAGGLGYFIFSGLQSGAGDLILLGAVPAALLAVLLDQGLRALEQALGNALGRA is encoded by the coding sequence ATGACGACCGCGACCCACGAACCGCCCCCCGGCCGCGCGCGCCCGTTGCGGCCCAGTCTGCCCGGCGACCTGCAACTCGTGTTGTGGCTCGGCGCCGTCCCTATGCTGCTGGCCTGCCTGCTCCCCTGGGTGCTGCTGCGGCCCAACCGTCTGGCCCAGGGTGAATATCTGCACCTGCCCTCCACGCAGGCGGTCCTGGGTGCGTTGCTGGCGCTGGCGGTGCCCCTGGCAGGGCGACTGTTGCCGGCGGGGGTGCCCGTCCTGGCCCCCGCCGCCCTGAGTCTGGGCCTCTGGTGGCTGGGCGACCGGACCGCGGCGGCCATGCAGGGCCAGAGCGAGATCGCCCGCGCAAGCGCGAGCAGCGGCGTGTGGCTGTGGCTGCTGGGCGCGGCGGTGGCCGTGTACGGCGCGGGCATGGTGGCCGGACGACTGGCCCGGTGGGCCCGGCCCCTGCCCTGGCTGTGGCTGCCGGTCGCGGCGGCGCTGCTGCTCTCGGGACACTTCTCCGACTGGTCGGTAACGCGCGAGCTGAGCGTGCAGCAGGCGAGATTCGGGCAGGAACTCGGACAGCACGTGCGGCTGGTGCTCTCGGGGCTGGGGCTGGCGCTGCTCATCGGGGCGCCGCTGGCGGTCTGGGCCTCGGGCCGTGAGCGGGTGGCGGGGGCGGTGCTGGGGGCCGCGAACGCCATCCAGACCGTGCCGAGTCTCGCACTGCTGGGCCTGCTCATCGCGCCGCTCTCGGCCCTGTCGAACGCGGTGCCGGGCCTGCGCGAGCTGGGAGTCAGCGGCATCGGGACCGCGCCCGCGCTCACCGCCCTGACGCTGTACGCCCTGCTGCCGGTGCTGCGTAACGGCGTGGTCGCCCTGCGGGGCGTGTCGCCAGGAGTGCTCGACGCCGCGCGCGGCATGGGCATGTCGGGGGCGCAGCGCTTCTGGCGCGTGCAGTTGCCGCTGGCCCTGCCGGTGTGGCTCAGCGGCGTGCGGCAGGCGGCGGTGCTCCTCGTGGGGGTGGCGAGCGTCGCGCAGCTCATCGGCGCGGGCGGGCTGGGCTACTTCATCTTCAGCGGCTTGCAGAGCGGCGCGGGCGACCTCATCCTGCTCGGGGCGGTGCCGGCAGCGCTGCTCGCCGTGCTGCTTGATCAGGGGCTACGGGCGCTGGAGCAGGCGCTGGGCAATGCGCTGGGGCGGGCGTGA
- a CDS encoding ABC transporter ATP-binding protein, with protein MIELRNLEKRYANPQTGQDFYAVRDLSLTFPDGQITALLGPSGCGKTTTLRMINRLIEPTGGQILIDGADVLAGRPEALRRRIGYVIQQIGLFPHLTVEQNVATVPDLLGQPRGKTRERVRELLGLVGLEPAQFAHKRPAELSGGQAQRVGVARALAADPPVLLMDEPFGALDPLARDHVQDAFLDIQRRLKKTIVMVTHDIDEALRMGDYVALMRGGELAQFGTPDDLVRRPASEFVQQFLGEDARLRQLAGLRVGDLARPGDATGLPHVSATLNARSALSVMLREGTEAVAVVDDQGQVRGVVGWQALEQA; from the coding sequence ATGATCGAACTGCGAAACCTCGAAAAACGCTACGCCAACCCGCAGACGGGCCAGGACTTCTATGCCGTGCGCGACCTGAGCCTCACCTTTCCTGACGGCCAGATCACGGCGCTCCTGGGGCCGTCGGGCTGCGGCAAGACAACCACCCTGCGCATGATCAACCGCCTGATCGAACCGACTGGCGGGCAGATTCTGATTGACGGCGCGGACGTGCTCGCGGGTCGGCCCGAGGCGCTGCGCCGCCGCATCGGCTACGTCATTCAGCAGATCGGTCTCTTTCCTCACCTGACGGTCGAGCAGAACGTCGCCACCGTGCCCGACCTGCTGGGGCAGCCCAGAGGCAAGACGCGAGAGCGGGTCCGCGAGTTGCTGGGGCTGGTGGGGCTGGAGCCCGCGCAGTTCGCGCACAAGCGCCCCGCCGAGCTGTCGGGCGGGCAAGCGCAGCGCGTTGGGGTGGCGCGCGCCCTGGCCGCCGACCCGCCGGTGCTGCTCATGGACGAGCCCTTCGGGGCCCTGGACCCCCTGGCGCGCGATCACGTGCAGGACGCCTTCCTGGACATCCAGCGGCGCCTGAAGAAGACCATCGTGATGGTCACGCACGACATTGACGAGGCGCTGCGGATGGGCGACTACGTGGCGCTGATGCGCGGCGGCGAACTCGCGCAGTTCGGCACGCCCGACGACCTCGTGCGCCGGCCCGCCAGCGAGTTCGTGCAGCAGTTTCTGGGCGAGGACGCGCGGCTGCGTCAGCTCGCGGGTCTGCGCGTGGGCGACCTCGCGCGGCCCGGCGACGCTACGGGACTGCCCCACGTCTCGGCCACCTTGAACGCCCGAAGTGCCCTGAGTGTGATGCTGCGCGAGGGCACCGAGGCAGTCGCGGTCGTGGACGACCAAGGGCAGGTGCGCGGCGTGGTGGGCTGGCAGGCGCTGGAGCAGGCCTGA
- a CDS encoding ABC transporter permease, translating into MTALAPAPRSRRRVPWGALVWPALLLICLIPGVLPQLLSPFSAGEAPDVGDSPLWALTLVHLALVFGAEAVVLLVGLPLAVFVTRPGRAALMRLAEALTGLGQTVPTLAILALAVPTLGLGLRPTLLGLVLYGLVPVVSNGVAGLLAVDRSVLDAARGMGMTPGQRLRRVELPLSLPVLLAGVRTSTVYNVGTATIGAALGAGGLGLPIINGLSQQNTGLVLVGAILSALLALSLDALLGLLARREPSDAAG; encoded by the coding sequence ATGACCGCGCTCGCCCCCGCCCCCCGCTCCCGCCGCCGCGTGCCCTGGGGGGCGCTGGTGTGGCCCGCGTTGCTGCTCATCTGCCTGATCCCCGGCGTCCTGCCCCAGCTGCTCTCCCCCTTCTCGGCGGGTGAGGCACCGGACGTGGGCGACTCGCCGCTGTGGGCCCTCACGCTGGTGCACTTGGCGCTGGTGTTCGGGGCGGAGGCCGTGGTGCTGCTCGTCGGTCTGCCGCTGGCCGTCTTCGTGACCCGGCCGGGCCGCGCCGCCCTCATGCGGCTGGCCGAAGCACTCACCGGCCTGGGCCAGACGGTGCCTACCCTCGCCATCCTGGCGCTCGCGGTGCCTACGCTGGGGCTGGGGCTGCGGCCTACGCTGCTCGGACTGGTGCTGTACGGCCTCGTGCCGGTGGTGTCCAACGGGGTCGCGGGGCTACTGGCGGTGGACCGCTCGGTGCTCGACGCCGCGCGCGGCATGGGCATGACGCCGGGACAGCGGCTGCGCCGCGTCGAGCTGCCCCTGAGCTTGCCTGTGCTCCTCGCGGGCGTGCGCACGAGCACGGTCTACAACGTGGGCACAGCGACCATCGGGGCAGCGCTCGGCGCTGGGGGCCTGGGCCTGCCGATCATCAACGGGCTGTCGCAGCAGAACACCGGTCTGGTGCTGGTCGGGGCCATCCTGAGCGCCCTGCTGGCTCTGAGCCTAGACGCCCTGCTGGGCCTGCTCGCCCGGCGCGAACCTTCAGACGCGGCTGGCTGA
- the nrdE gene encoding class 1b ribonucleoside-diphosphate reductase subunit alpha → MERWIELNNKVLAGSVVDTRYDTEALQAFFQEKVNPNTVFFHNLAEKVRYMVEHGLWDAELFTRYTPQEVQQVFEKAYGYKFRFKAFMGAYKFYSEYATMTPDRSRWLERYEDRMALTALARSETVEGALDLVHHLVNQTFTPATPTLMNSGKANTGRLVSCFLLQDCTDNLDSITKTLSFVAELSKGGGGIGVEVSNLRARGESLRGIQNVTKGVMGVAKMLDNMLRYADQAGQRPGAGAIYLSVMHADFGDTLNAKKIATDEDARLKTLSVGATIPDVFLDKVRAGEDIFQFYPHSLWQETGREFTDIDWTREYQTLADNPNIRKKRVSARRILEDIAVTQGESGYPYLLFEGNANRANPIPNVGSIKMSNLCSEILQPTLPSYFHPYGQESKDRVGLDVSCNLASLVIERAMESRDLGAVVGTAIRMLDNVARSTSIHEVPAVRRANDEMRSIGLGAMGLHSFLAKSELIYGSPEALEFCDVFFAAMHYHARKASMEIARDTGFVFRGFEGSRYQSGEHFEQYLERDFRPVTPEIVALFGNQTLPTRQDWKQLVADIQTHGLAHSFVMAVAPTGSISYVSHASASVMPVTEKVETRTSNKARTIYPMPHLSADTEWYYEEAYDMDQRRVIDTVATIQKHVDQGISCTLFIPSNATTRDLQRYYLYAFSRGVKTLYYTRLRKMSIEECLTCAV, encoded by the coding sequence ATGGAACGCTGGATCGAACTGAACAACAAGGTGCTTGCCGGAAGTGTCGTGGACACCCGGTACGACACCGAGGCATTGCAGGCCTTCTTTCAGGAGAAGGTCAACCCCAACACCGTGTTCTTCCACAACCTCGCCGAGAAGGTGCGCTACATGGTCGAGCACGGCCTGTGGGACGCCGAGTTGTTCACCCGCTACACCCCCCAGGAAGTGCAGCAGGTCTTCGAGAAGGCATACGGTTACAAGTTCCGGTTCAAGGCCTTTATGGGGGCGTACAAGTTCTACAGCGAGTACGCCACCATGACCCCCGACCGCTCGCGGTGGCTGGAGCGCTACGAGGACCGCATGGCGCTGACTGCCCTGGCCCGCTCCGAGACGGTGGAAGGCGCCCTGGATCTCGTGCACCACCTGGTGAACCAGACCTTTACGCCCGCCACGCCGACCCTGATGAACTCGGGCAAGGCGAACACCGGCCGCCTCGTGAGCTGCTTTCTGCTTCAGGACTGCACGGACAACCTCGACTCGATCACCAAGACGCTATCGTTCGTCGCAGAACTGAGCAAGGGCGGCGGGGGGATCGGGGTGGAGGTCAGCAACCTGCGGGCGCGCGGCGAGTCGCTGCGCGGCATCCAGAACGTGACCAAGGGCGTGATGGGCGTCGCCAAGATGCTCGACAACATGCTGCGCTACGCCGACCAGGCCGGGCAGCGTCCCGGCGCCGGAGCGATCTATCTCAGCGTCATGCACGCCGATTTCGGTGACACGCTGAACGCCAAGAAGATCGCCACCGACGAGGACGCTCGCCTCAAGACCTTATCTGTTGGCGCGACGATTCCCGACGTGTTCCTGGACAAGGTGCGCGCCGGCGAGGATATCTTCCAGTTCTACCCGCACTCGCTGTGGCAGGAGACGGGGCGCGAGTTCACCGACATCGACTGGACGCGCGAGTACCAGACCCTGGCCGACAACCCCAACATCCGCAAGAAGCGTGTCTCGGCCCGGCGCATCCTCGAAGACATCGCCGTGACGCAGGGCGAAAGCGGCTACCCCTACCTGCTGTTCGAGGGCAACGCCAACCGCGCCAACCCCATCCCGAACGTCGGCTCGATCAAGATGAGCAACCTGTGCAGCGAAATCCTGCAACCCACGCTGCCCAGCTATTTCCATCCCTACGGCCAAGAGAGCAAAGACCGCGTGGGCCTGGACGTGAGCTGCAACCTCGCCTCGCTGGTCATCGAGCGTGCGATGGAGAGCCGTGACCTCGGCGCGGTCGTCGGTACGGCGATCCGCATGCTGGACAACGTGGCCCGCAGCACGAGCATTCACGAGGTGCCGGCCGTACGGCGCGCCAATGACGAGATGCGCTCGATCGGCCTGGGCGCGATGGGCCTGCACTCGTTCCTCGCCAAGTCCGAACTCATCTACGGCAGCCCCGAGGCGCTGGAGTTCTGCGACGTGTTCTTTGCCGCCATGCACTACCACGCCCGCAAAGCCAGCATGGAAATCGCGCGTGACACCGGGTTCGTGTTCCGGGGCTTCGAGGGCAGCCGGTACCAGAGCGGCGAGCACTTCGAGCAGTATCTGGAACGCGATTTTCGGCCCGTGACGCCCGAGATCGTGGCGCTGTTCGGCAACCAGACCCTGCCCACCCGTCAGGACTGGAAGCAACTCGTGGCCGATATCCAGACGCACGGCCTGGCTCACTCGTTCGTCATGGCAGTCGCGCCGACGGGGTCGATCAGCTACGTCTCGCACGCCTCGGCCAGCGTGATGCCCGTGACCGAGAAGGTTGAGACCCGCACGAGCAACAAGGCCCGCACCATCTACCCCATGCCGCACCTCAGTGCCGATACCGAGTGGTACTACGAAGAGGCCTACGACATGGACCAACGCCGCGTGATCGACACGGTCGCGACCATTCAGAAGCACGTCGACCAGGGCATCTCCTGCACCCTGTTCATTCCGAGCAACGCGACCACCCGCGACCTGCAGCGCTACTATCTCTACGCCTTCTCGCGCGGCGTGAAGACGCTGTACTACACCCGTCTGCGCAAGATGAGCATCGAGGAATGCCTGACCTGCGCCGTGTGA